From one Ignavibacteria bacterium genomic stretch:
- a CDS encoding LPS-assembly protein LptD: protein MNCIRLLLLCMCSAPMWAGLLMPAPQNPVSPPQQADTTEQQTDTVRRHDIDTIVYIRARDTVHYRAGTKTMYLRGKSVVSYEQQKLEANRIDMDFGTSTITAQPSSDSAGRQVGFPVFSDNGQEFAGARMTYNFKTGKGNVVFGETTVEGGFYYGDRIKRVGQRTAFVEDGCYTTCDAPKPHFYFNSPKMKIELENKIYLNPVILYVEDIPVFALPFGLFFSTEHGRRSGFIMPSPLVSSNRGVALQNLGYYFAISDYFDTELTADITTKGGFTLYNRSRWALRDYFSGNAEFRYGYTRFNTDSPYQMNLGISVNHSQQLRPMENIAVNVLLTSQKYYQNTSFNPYDRLQQIARSTASYQRSFFNGTTLNLNMVRDENMVNGSVTNSPTVNLSIPQWFPLRSLKNTANWLADVSVQYRVVGRYFQSSLRTSETDPFVRTEYTTIEHRPAITISPKIGYFTLQPTISYSENWYAQQYTQSINPADSTLTITRSNGLFREYTYGAGVAASTFLYGMAYPRIFGISAIRHTLQPVVGITYIPDQSDSSLGFYGYLTSPITGRQTRYHRFAPAGQLASPEQQANITLSLLNKISIKPESDTADTVAPRPFDVLTFTLNTSYNLASDSLRLRPISFSLRSPVLDAIEFSAAGVFNVYDQDLVQDEATGRMVWRDVNRWTGERAGGGLARLTSLSVQLGTRFSSSGVNFEPRKYHQESSDTTQDGATLRNRFGQRLNFQEEAIDLFGDTSPGWQPLTMPWNISFSLAYAVNKPTPDYMTESLFLAFQGNLTITQTLSVSAMGSYDILNHTVNSPIIDIRKQIHCWNLSLNWVPTGFNRGFFLRFSAAAPQLQGLVIQKQNTPLYR, encoded by the coding sequence ATGAATTGCATTCGCCTGCTCCTGTTGTGTATGTGCAGTGCTCCGATGTGGGCAGGTTTATTAATGCCCGCACCGCAAAATCCGGTCAGCCCACCCCAACAAGCCGACACTACCGAACAACAGACTGACACCGTCAGGCGACACGATATCGACACAATTGTGTATATCAGGGCTCGCGATACCGTACACTACCGTGCCGGAACAAAAACGATGTACCTGCGCGGCAAAAGTGTTGTTTCGTATGAGCAGCAGAAGCTCGAGGCAAATCGTATTGACATGGATTTTGGGACCAGCACGATTACCGCTCAGCCTTCATCTGACTCGGCCGGGCGACAGGTTGGCTTCCCGGTGTTTTCCGATAACGGTCAGGAATTTGCCGGCGCACGAATGACGTACAACTTTAAAACCGGAAAAGGGAATGTTGTTTTCGGAGAAACCACAGTGGAAGGGGGCTTTTACTACGGTGACAGAATCAAGCGGGTTGGACAGAGAACTGCCTTTGTAGAAGACGGATGCTACACCACCTGTGATGCACCGAAACCTCACTTTTACTTTAACTCCCCCAAAATGAAAATTGAACTGGAAAATAAAATTTATTTAAATCCTGTAATACTGTATGTAGAAGATATTCCGGTATTTGCATTACCCTTTGGTTTGTTCTTTAGTACCGAACATGGTCGCCGCTCCGGCTTCATCATGCCATCTCCACTGGTTTCAAGCAATCGTGGCGTTGCACTGCAAAACCTTGGGTATTATTTTGCCATCAGTGATTATTTCGACACTGAGCTTACTGCAGATATCACAACCAAGGGTGGTTTTACGCTCTACAACAGGTCGCGGTGGGCACTGCGGGATTACTTTAGCGGGAATGCGGAGTTCAGATACGGATATACTCGGTTTAACACTGATAGTCCGTACCAGATGAACCTTGGAATCTCAGTCAATCACAGCCAGCAGTTGCGTCCAATGGAAAACATCGCTGTTAACGTACTTCTCACCTCACAGAAGTATTATCAAAATACGTCGTTTAATCCATACGACCGATTACAGCAAATTGCACGGTCAACAGCATCCTACCAGCGCTCGTTTTTTAATGGTACGACGCTGAACCTGAACATGGTCCGTGACGAAAACATGGTTAACGGTTCCGTAACCAACTCACCCACGGTAAACCTTTCAATACCACAGTGGTTTCCATTACGCTCCCTGAAAAACACTGCAAACTGGCTTGCCGATGTAAGCGTCCAATATCGCGTGGTAGGCAGATACTTCCAGAGCTCACTGAGGACCTCTGAAACCGATCCGTTTGTCAGGACTGAATACACCACCATCGAACATAGACCGGCAATTACAATCTCACCGAAGATTGGATATTTTACCCTTCAGCCAACAATCAGCTACAGCGAAAACTGGTATGCTCAGCAGTATACACAGAGCATTAATCCGGCAGACTCAACGCTGACCATTACACGAAGCAACGGACTATTCAGAGAGTATACCTATGGCGCCGGTGTTGCAGCCAGCACATTTCTGTATGGGATGGCTTATCCAAGGATTTTTGGTATTAGTGCCATACGGCATACCCTTCAGCCAGTCGTCGGGATTACCTATATCCCTGATCAAAGTGACTCGTCACTTGGTTTTTATGGCTACCTCACCAGCCCCATTACAGGCAGGCAAACCCGGTATCACAGGTTTGCACCAGCAGGACAGCTTGCATCACCAGAACAGCAGGCTAACATAACGCTGAGTCTGCTCAATAAAATTAGTATTAAACCGGAATCTGATACTGCCGACACGGTTGCTCCCCGACCGTTCGACGTGCTGACGTTTACACTTAACACCTCCTACAACCTTGCATCGGACTCGCTGCGACTTCGGCCAATTAGCTTCAGCCTGCGATCACCCGTGCTTGACGCAATTGAATTTTCAGCAGCAGGTGTTTTTAATGTCTATGACCAGGACCTTGTCCAGGATGAAGCAACCGGCAGGATGGTTTGGCGGGATGTTAACCGGTGGACAGGAGAGCGTGCAGGAGGCGGGCTAGCCAGGCTAACTAGTTTGTCGGTTCAGCTTGGTACACGTTTTAGTTCTTCAGGTGTCAACTTTGAACCGCGCAAATACCATCAGGAAAGCAGCGATACCACCCAAGACGGGGCAACGCTGCGCAACCGGTTTGGGCAACGTCTGAACTTCCAGGAGGAAGCTATTGATTTGTTTGGAGATACGTCACCCGGTTGGCAGCCACTTACAATGCCGTGGAATATTTCGTTTTCGCTTGCTTATGCGGTAAACAAGCCAACACCTGACTACATGACCGAGTCATTATTCCTGGCGTTTCAGGGCAATCTTACGATAACACAAACGTTATCGGTGTCGGCCATGGGAAGCTATGATATTTTAAACCACACAGTGAACAGCCCCATCATCGACATTCGGAAACAAATACACTGCTGGAATTTAAGTTTGAACTGGGTTCCCACCGGATTCAACCGGGGCTTTTTTCTCCGTTTTTCTGCTGCTGCCCCGCAGTTGCAGGGACTTGTTATTCAGAAACAAAACACTCCTCTCTACAGGTAA
- a CDS encoding tetratricopeptide repeat protein, whose product MKTLLYILALITTVVAGLAQSSEQERLAKNFEAGGDLRGAARLYLELYEKAPDNQAYFDGVVRTFQGLQQLSGLLPIVTEHLVHHPSVQTALLAGTLSVKLGKSGTDFWNRALEIGNNSQETNAAVAKAQEDVFLLKDAINSYRKARDLSGSAWQYARQLQKLYAATGDYRSSVNEIFTMVNNTGDLTEALGLLAAVTATDSGLKAVDEAMAHLPSNTSDQLRLKLWHLQYNSKWPRALTLAEQIDDSEQAHGQALLQFADAARKAEQYDVALSAYSKASHASPNVALSAAYGSAQTLEQKLTQARTTLSAETLKEVLSNYQTIVDKYPTHPLSAQALLRIGQLQLTRLHNSEEARETLSLLANRWPGTSASWEGMLMLADIYYALGQTAQVADLINRVEGGPQEYSLIAKFKKADYLLFEHELGKARVLYQEVSLHPASLPANDAIERLRLILLSGDDSLAVSHYIRGLQLQAEQKHSESANSFLQAVHTAADPDLADQARIAVVQESLLLADTARAVQQLDSLIAKVPSTLFGDKALLLMADILTDKHEIQSAVAALTTLLVQYPNSIYTPLTRELIRKLRGDIQ is encoded by the coding sequence ATGAAAACCCTCCTATACATACTTGCACTCATTACAACCGTTGTAGCCGGCCTTGCCCAGAGTAGCGAACAAGAGCGCCTTGCAAAGAACTTCGAAGCCGGAGGCGATCTGCGTGGAGCAGCACGGCTGTATTTGGAGCTGTATGAAAAAGCACCTGACAACCAGGCGTATTTTGACGGTGTGGTCCGGACATTTCAGGGGCTACAGCAATTGTCGGGTCTTCTCCCCATTGTTACCGAGCACCTTGTGCACCACCCTTCCGTGCAGACTGCACTTCTGGCGGGCACTCTATCGGTAAAGCTTGGCAAATCTGGTACTGATTTCTGGAACCGTGCGTTGGAGATTGGCAATAACTCCCAGGAAACCAATGCTGCTGTTGCGAAAGCCCAGGAGGATGTCTTCCTTTTAAAAGATGCCATTAATTCGTACAGGAAGGCTCGCGACCTCAGCGGATCTGCATGGCAATATGCTCGTCAGTTACAAAAGCTATACGCAGCAACAGGTGACTACCGGAGCTCGGTTAATGAAATATTCACGATGGTGAATAATACCGGTGATCTCACAGAAGCCCTGGGTTTACTAGCTGCCGTTACGGCAACAGACAGCGGCTTGAAGGCCGTTGATGAGGCAATGGCTCACCTGCCCTCAAACACATCCGATCAACTTCGGTTAAAGTTATGGCACCTGCAGTACAACAGTAAATGGCCTCGGGCACTAACCCTGGCTGAGCAGATCGATGATTCCGAACAGGCACACGGTCAGGCGCTCCTCCAGTTTGCTGACGCTGCTCGCAAGGCTGAGCAATACGACGTAGCGTTAAGCGCATACTCTAAAGCCTCCCACGCCTCTCCCAACGTTGCCTTATCAGCAGCGTACGGATCGGCTCAGACGCTCGAGCAGAAGCTTACGCAGGCACGTACTACACTATCAGCGGAAACGCTGAAGGAAGTACTATCCAACTACCAAACTATCGTCGACAAGTATCCAACCCATCCGCTCAGCGCGCAAGCACTGCTCAGAATCGGTCAGCTTCAGTTAACCAGGCTTCACAACAGCGAAGAGGCTCGGGAAACACTTTCACTGCTGGCAAACAGGTGGCCCGGTACCAGTGCATCGTGGGAAGGCATGTTGATGCTTGCCGATATTTACTATGCACTTGGTCAGACAGCGCAGGTTGCCGATCTTATTAATCGTGTTGAGGGTGGACCACAGGAGTATTCATTAATCGCTAAATTTAAAAAAGCAGATTACCTGTTATTTGAACATGAACTTGGTAAAGCCCGCGTACTGTATCAGGAAGTTTCCCTCCATCCTGCCTCACTGCCCGCTAACGATGCTATTGAACGACTGCGCCTTATTCTCCTCTCCGGTGATGACAGTCTTGCCGTATCGCATTATATTCGTGGTCTTCAGCTACAAGCCGAGCAGAAGCACTCGGAGTCCGCAAACAGTTTTTTACAAGCTGTTCACACTGCTGCTGACCCAGATCTGGCCGATCAGGCAAGGATTGCAGTTGTTCAGGAAAGTCTGTTGTTAGCCGACACTGCCCGGGCAGTTCAGCAACTGGATTCCTTAATTGCAAAAGTTCCATCAACACTCTTTGGTGACAAAGCCTTGCTGCTGATGGCAGATATCTTGACTGATAAACATGAAATTCAAAGTGCCGTAGCAGCACTAACAACGCTCTTGGTACAGTATCCAAACAGCATATATACACCACTCACCCGAGAATTAATTCGTAAACTACGAGGAGACATACAGTGA
- a CDS encoding aminopeptidase P family protein produces the protein MTLNTAYIQQILRAHGIDAWALYDFRGSNSIAWTTLNVAPEAHCTRRWMVVIPADGTVVKVVHSMEQHPLHHLDVAAQYYTTHQEWVSAVQQTLAPYKTLAMEYSPNGSLPVVSKVDAGTLEMVRGLGHTIVSSADISQYTTSVLSNVQLAGAAVTAGLLRDAMFEGFSLVRERLLANSTVTEYEVQQHILAELQSRGLETDGELIVAIGTNASSPHYAPTALTHSRIRPDMLLLLDCWARSSAPGSVWADLTWMAYTSDRIPEHNARIFDSVTQARDAAITLVQQRIEAQQIIKGCEVDNAARTSIIQSGFGAEFIHRTGHSITTELHGPGVNMDSYETDDTRQLLPGTTFSIEPGVYIAGKEGYRSEINIIIDHNNRVQIPSAPIQHGLLPLLAEDWQQ, from the coding sequence ATGACACTTAATACGGCATACATTCAGCAAATACTCAGAGCACACGGTATTGATGCCTGGGCTTTGTATGATTTTCGCGGCTCGAATTCAATTGCCTGGACAACGCTCAACGTTGCTCCAGAGGCACACTGCACACGTCGCTGGATGGTAGTAATCCCAGCTGATGGCACAGTGGTTAAAGTTGTTCACTCCATGGAGCAGCACCCCTTGCACCATCTTGACGTTGCGGCACAGTACTACACAACACACCAAGAGTGGGTATCTGCAGTGCAGCAAACCTTAGCCCCCTACAAGACTCTCGCCATGGAGTACTCACCCAATGGCAGCCTGCCTGTTGTGAGCAAGGTTGATGCAGGCACACTTGAAATGGTAAGGGGCTTGGGACACACCATCGTATCAAGTGCCGATATTTCACAATACACGACAAGTGTACTATCGAACGTACAGCTCGCCGGAGCAGCGGTCACTGCCGGACTACTGCGGGATGCAATGTTCGAAGGCTTTTCACTCGTGCGCGAACGCCTGCTTGCCAACAGCACCGTCACCGAATACGAAGTGCAGCAGCATATTCTTGCTGAACTTCAGTCACGCGGACTTGAAACTGACGGAGAATTAATCGTAGCAATTGGTACGAATGCATCAAGTCCTCACTATGCACCAACCGCATTAACCCACAGCAGAATTCGGCCCGACATGCTCTTACTGCTGGACTGCTGGGCAAGAAGTTCAGCGCCCGGATCAGTTTGGGCTGATTTAACCTGGATGGCATATACATCCGACAGAATTCCTGAGCATAATGCCCGGATATTTGATAGCGTGACGCAGGCCAGAGATGCCGCAATTACACTCGTACAACAGCGCATTGAAGCACAACAAATCATAAAAGGTTGCGAAGTTGACAACGCGGCACGTACCTCCATTATCCAGTCTGGATTCGGTGCTGAGTTTATACACAGAACCGGACACAGCATTACCACTGAACTGCACGGACCCGGTGTTAATATGGATAGCTATGAAACTGACGACACACGTCAGCTTCTGCCTGGAACAACCTTCTCCATCGAACCGGGAGTTTATATAGCAGGCAAGGAAGGCTATCGCTCGGAAATTAATATTATTATTGACCATAACAACCGTGTGCAGATTCCCAGTGCACCGATTCAGCATGGTTTACTCCCGCTTCTTGCCGAGGACTGGCAGCAGTAA
- a CDS encoding 6-carboxytetrahydropterin synthase, producing MVYVTRKAMFSAAHRLYNPTFTDEQNDAIFDKCNNPFGHGHNYVLEVTLCGLPDPATGYVINLKVLKKIIDEQVVDHVDHKHLNYDVEFLRGVIPTVENLCVVFWKRLVHALPSGTLFSVRLHESDSNSAEYRGEPVEVTTWESGSHE from the coding sequence ATGGTTTACGTAACTCGCAAGGCAATGTTCTCGGCTGCACACCGGTTGTATAACCCAACGTTTACTGACGAACAGAACGATGCCATCTTTGATAAGTGCAATAATCCGTTTGGTCATGGTCACAATTACGTACTGGAAGTTACATTGTGCGGCTTACCTGATCCCGCCACAGGATATGTGATCAACTTAAAGGTTCTGAAGAAGATTATTGATGAGCAGGTTGTGGATCATGTAGACCACAAGCACCTAAATTATGATGTTGAATTTCTGCGCGGTGTAATTCCAACGGTAGAAAACTTATGCGTGGTTTTCTGGAAGCGTCTTGTACATGCACTGCCAAGCGGAACTCTGTTCTCGGTCCGCTTGCATGAGAGCGACTCAAATTCTGCCGAATACAGGGGTGAACCGGTAGAGGTAACAACATGGGAGAGTGGCAGTCATGAATAA
- a CDS encoding ribonuclease HII, producing MKWETCDSEWWESGRVLAGVDEAGRGALAGPVVAAAVILDPCCIPVGIADSKKLTALRRNELATAIQQSALAIGVGRVEAADIDAINILQATFRAMHHALNNLEPAVPDYVIVDGNRFKPWKVEHRCIVRGDAISVSIGAASIIAKTVRDDIMSSTIHTRYPLYGFHKHKGYGTEAHRLAIIQHGHCLEHRKTFLTRVVRERHS from the coding sequence ATGAAATGGGAAACATGCGACTCAGAATGGTGGGAGTCTGGTAGGGTACTTGCCGGCGTTGATGAAGCCGGCAGAGGAGCACTGGCCGGACCGGTGGTTGCCGCAGCAGTGATTCTGGACCCCTGCTGTATCCCTGTGGGAATTGCCGATAGTAAGAAGCTCACCGCACTGCGCAGAAATGAGTTAGCTACTGCAATACAGCAGAGTGCTCTGGCGATTGGAGTTGGTAGGGTAGAGGCCGCAGATATTGACGCAATCAACATCTTACAGGCAACGTTTCGGGCGATGCACCATGCCCTTAATAACCTTGAGCCTGCTGTTCCTGACTATGTAATTGTTGACGGAAACAGGTTTAAACCCTGGAAGGTTGAGCACCGATGCATTGTACGGGGCGATGCGATATCTGTTTCGATTGGAGCTGCTTCAATCATTGCAAAAACCGTCAGAGACGATATCATGAGCAGTACAATTCATACCCGGTATCCGTTATATGGTTTTCATAAGCACAAAGGTTACGGTACCGAAGCTCATCGGTTGGCCATAATTCAACATGGTCATTGTTTGGAACACAGAAAAACCTTTTTAACACGGGTCGTGCGTGAACGTCACTCTTGA
- a CDS encoding DUF4292 domain-containing protein, protein MTSNRASHIVTMMVEGTLSASGNRSVPGASFQAELDSAGNYLVTMNGPFGITMARMYATADSFVLVNYLEQQVWYGNPNNPDLLSAAHLPVSAAEFMILLKGGVPGNVQRFSPANRPGEHVLFVSRDSLVTEYLLVDTTRNVVLQYQRKDTTSQILLDVVFTNIKMTDSVALAHHIDIDGVRRQQSVSITLTNVRINQPMPKPLSISIPQAYQRRYFH, encoded by the coding sequence GTGACATCCAACCGTGCTTCGCACATCGTGACGATGATGGTGGAAGGCACATTATCGGCATCCGGCAACCGCTCAGTTCCGGGTGCTTCGTTTCAGGCAGAACTCGACTCAGCAGGAAATTACCTGGTCACGATGAACGGTCCGTTTGGGATTACCATGGCACGCATGTATGCAACGGCCGACAGTTTTGTGCTTGTAAATTACCTGGAGCAGCAGGTTTGGTATGGCAACCCCAACAACCCTGACCTGCTATCGGCTGCACACCTTCCGGTTTCTGCTGCAGAATTCATGATACTGCTTAAAGGCGGTGTTCCCGGTAATGTGCAGCGCTTTTCCCCAGCAAACCGTCCAGGGGAACATGTCCTGTTTGTTAGCAGGGACTCCCTGGTTACCGAGTATCTTCTGGTTGACACCACCAGGAACGTGGTCCTGCAGTATCAGCGAAAGGACACGACATCGCAGATACTGCTTGATGTTGTTTTTACAAACATCAAAATGACTGACTCGGTAGCCCTTGCTCACCACATTGACATCGACGGAGTACGGCGGCAGCAATCTGTCTCGATAACACTAACGAACGTTAGAATAAACCAGCCCATGCCCAAGCCCCTTTCAATTTCAATCCCTCAGGCGTACCAGCGACGCTACTTTCACTAG
- a CDS encoding GTP cyclohydrolase I, whose product MNNSKLYPEADSKGRPLFDSNGNLELSPAELDEMQRELEQKYAEIFDILRIDRNDSNSTRTPQRLAKMWVRELYAGRFAKPPEITVFPNRRKVDGLVISKGIKVMSVCSHHWQPISGTCSIGYIPTDKVIGLSKFTRIVDWFSRRGQIQEELGEQIADYLVELLNPLALGVVINARHYCMVARGVEADEHSTMVTSVVRGLMATSHALRTEFLKLAE is encoded by the coding sequence ATGAATAACTCAAAGTTATATCCTGAAGCAGACAGCAAGGGAAGGCCCCTTTTTGATTCGAACGGTAATCTGGAGTTAAGTCCGGCGGAGCTGGATGAAATGCAGCGGGAGCTTGAACAGAAATATGCTGAGATTTTCGACATTTTACGAATCGACAGAAACGATTCGAACAGCACGCGAACACCGCAACGGCTTGCCAAGATGTGGGTACGCGAACTTTATGCCGGACGTTTTGCAAAGCCCCCTGAGATAACGGTATTCCCAAACCGGAGAAAGGTTGATGGACTTGTTATTTCAAAAGGAATCAAGGTCATGAGCGTGTGCAGTCACCACTGGCAGCCGATTTCCGGGACGTGTTCAATTGGCTATATCCCCACCGATAAAGTAATCGGATTGAGTAAGTTCACCCGTATCGTTGACTGGTTTTCCCGGCGCGGACAGATACAGGAAGAACTTGGTGAGCAGATTGCCGATTATCTTGTTGAGCTGCTTAATCCGCTTGCTCTTGGCGTTGTGATTAATGCACGCCATTACTGCATGGTTGCCCGCGGTGTTGAAGCCGACGAGCATAGCACCATGGTTACTAGTGTTGTCAGGGGGCTTATGGCTACGAGCCATGCCCTGAGAACAGAGTTCTTGAAGTTAGCTGAATGA
- the meaB gene encoding methylmalonyl Co-A mutase-associated GTPase MeaB, with product MSEAPSIPSVVRKLRSGHRRTLAEMISVVESSAPSDIEFARTLIVELSGNKQSPTRRIALSGVPGVGKSSMIEALGMYYVSRGDRVAVLTIDPTSHRSGGSVLGDIVRMPLLSAQPNAFIRSSPSKLELGGTTRSTRESIALCEAAGFTVILVETVGVGQSEVSVANMVDVFVLLVLPNAGDDVQGIKRGIMEVADIIAVNKSDLDSAAARRAKNILTGALRYMQPPDLSWNPPVLCSSSGVVPDIAMLVNAIDNYFDHSRNSALTAKRSRQNADWFQSLKQQVVSDAIMKSSLGSDFVQTLHNQVGSGTLHPLQAAAILSEKLLTLFTGHHHDT from the coding sequence ATGTCTGAGGCTCCTTCGATCCCATCCGTTGTGCGAAAACTCCGCTCCGGACATCGCCGGACGCTGGCCGAGATGATCTCGGTAGTTGAAAGCTCTGCTCCATCTGATATCGAATTCGCACGAACCCTGATCGTTGAACTATCTGGTAACAAGCAATCACCTACCAGGCGAATTGCATTAAGCGGTGTTCCCGGGGTTGGAAAAAGCTCAATGATCGAAGCACTCGGCATGTATTATGTCTCTCGTGGCGATCGTGTTGCCGTGCTGACCATTGATCCTACGAGCCACCGCTCCGGTGGAAGCGTCTTGGGAGATATTGTTCGGATGCCACTTCTGAGCGCTCAGCCCAATGCCTTTATCAGATCCTCACCATCAAAACTGGAGCTTGGTGGAACCACGCGCTCTACCCGCGAAAGTATAGCCCTGTGTGAAGCTGCTGGTTTTACCGTTATTCTGGTGGAAACCGTTGGTGTTGGCCAGAGCGAAGTGAGCGTTGCCAACATGGTTGATGTATTTGTGCTGCTGGTTCTCCCAAATGCGGGCGATGATGTTCAGGGAATTAAACGCGGTATCATGGAAGTGGCTGACATCATTGCCGTTAACAAATCAGATCTTGACAGTGCCGCTGCCCGGCGGGCTAAAAACATCCTAACGGGCGCACTGCGTTACATGCAACCGCCAGACCTGTCATGGAATCCACCGGTTCTGTGCAGCAGCTCAGGAGTCGTACCGGATATCGCCATGCTGGTGAATGCAATTGATAACTATTTCGATCATTCACGTAATTCGGCTCTTACTGCAAAACGTAGTCGTCAGAATGCAGACTGGTTTCAATCTCTCAAGCAACAGGTTGTTTCCGACGCTATTATGAAGTCATCACTTGGGAGTGATTTTGTTCAAACCCTGCACAATCAGGTCGGCTCGGGCACCCTTCACCCACTACAGGCCGCGGCAATCCTTTCTGAAAAACTGTTAACCTTATTTACCGGACACCACCATGACACTTAA
- the glmS gene encoding glutamine--fructose-6-phosphate transaminase (isomerizing), with translation MCGIVGYIGQQNAAGLLVEGLQRMEYRGYDSAGICVVDNGGLFISKKAGRVRELEKTLNLAEIDGTVGIGHTRWATHGEPTDRNAHPHTDHSGRISLVHNGIIENYLTIKKQLEGAGLTFTSDTDSEVLAVFIGMLYEKLGDLELAVQTALNEVEGTFGLVVVSTVEPDLLIAARRGSPMILGVGKNEYIVASDASAIIAHTRSVMYLQENEMAIVRPDGYVTKTISNEQTHGEIEEISFELNQLERGGFPHFMLKEIFEQPTTFRDGFRGRLQAHDGTVRLGGLSGVHEQLRNARRIIITACGTSWHAALVGEYLIESLARIPVEVEYASEFRYRDPIIEPDDVVVAISQSGETADTLAAIREAKKRGATVLGMVNVVGSTIARETDAGVYLHAGPEIGVASTKAFTSQLCVLVQFALLLGRMRNLGIDEGRKIAQALEALPDQMQQVLQRADEVERIAYLYSTVSNSLYLGRGLNFPVALEGALKLKEISYVHAEGYPAAEMKHGPIALIDENMPVVFIAPHDEIYDKVLSGIQEVRARRGKVIAIATDGDTLMQTVADHVIYIPETLPLLTPVLASIPLQLFAYYVAVARGCNVDMPRNLAKSVTVE, from the coding sequence ATGTGTGGAATTGTAGGATACATCGGACAGCAGAATGCAGCCGGCCTTCTTGTTGAAGGTTTACAAAGGATGGAATACCGCGGATACGATAGTGCCGGTATTTGTGTCGTTGACAACGGTGGGCTGTTCATTTCGAAAAAAGCCGGCAGGGTTCGTGAACTTGAGAAGACATTGAATCTCGCCGAAATCGACGGTACGGTTGGAATCGGTCATACCCGGTGGGCAACTCACGGAGAACCAACTGACAGGAATGCTCACCCGCATACTGACCATTCGGGAAGAATTTCGCTGGTTCACAATGGAATTATCGAGAACTACCTAACCATCAAGAAGCAGTTGGAAGGTGCGGGGCTTACATTTACTTCTGACACCGATTCGGAAGTCCTTGCCGTTTTTATTGGCATGCTGTACGAAAAGCTGGGTGATTTGGAACTGGCCGTTCAAACAGCACTAAACGAAGTTGAAGGAACCTTCGGCCTGGTGGTTGTAAGCACCGTAGAACCTGACCTGCTGATTGCCGCACGTCGTGGCAGTCCTATGATTCTTGGCGTTGGCAAGAACGAATATATTGTTGCATCGGATGCATCAGCCATCATTGCTCATACGCGGAGTGTAATGTATTTGCAAGAAAACGAGATGGCCATTGTACGTCCCGACGGCTATGTAACCAAAACCATTAGCAATGAGCAAACCCACGGAGAAATCGAAGAGATTTCGTTCGAGTTAAACCAGCTGGAGCGAGGCGGTTTCCCACATTTCATGCTGAAGGAGATTTTTGAGCAGCCAACAACGTTTCGTGACGGCTTTCGAGGTCGGCTACAGGCACACGACGGAACGGTTCGGCTGGGAGGTCTGTCAGGAGTTCATGAACAGCTGCGGAATGCCCGGAGGATTATTATCACTGCATGCGGAACAAGCTGGCATGCCGCGCTTGTTGGTGAATACCTGATAGAATCACTTGCCAGAATTCCGGTTGAAGTTGAATATGCCAGTGAATTCCGGTATCGCGACCCCATCATTGAACCGGATGACGTTGTGGTTGCCATTTCGCAGAGTGGAGAAACGGCAGACACCCTGGCGGCAATCCGCGAAGCAAAAAAGCGAGGCGCAACCGTTCTTGGCATGGTAAACGTGGTTGGTTCTACCATTGCTCGCGAAACGGATGCCGGTGTGTATCTGCATGCCGGTCCTGAAATTGGCGTTGCTAGTACAAAAGCATTTACGTCACAACTGTGCGTACTCGTTCAATTTGCACTTTTGCTGGGGAGGATGCGCAATCTGGGTATTGACGAAGGCAGGAAAATTGCACAAGCTCTTGAAGCTCTTCCCGATCAAATGCAGCAGGTACTGCAGCGCGCTGATGAGGTTGAACGAATTGCATACCTTTACAGCACAGTATCAAATTCACTGTACCTTGGTAGGGGGCTTAACTTCCCGGTAGCTCTCGAAGGCGCCCTGAAGCTGAAAGAAATTTCATACGTGCACGCAGAAGGCTACCCGGCTGCCGAAATGAAACACGGACCCATTGCCCTTATTGATGAAAATATGCCGGTGGTTTTCATTGCCCCGCATGATGAGATCTATGACAAGGTACTGTCGGGAATCCAGGAAGTACGCGCCCGCAGAGGTAAGGTGATTGCAATTGCTACTGATGGTGATACGCTAATGCAAACTGTTGCCGATCATGTTATTTATATTCCGGAGACCTTGCCGCTCTTAACACCGGTTCTTGCATCGATTCCACTGCAGCTGTTTGCCTACTATGTTGCTGTTGCCCGCGGCTGTAATGTGGATATGCCCCGGAATTTGGCAAAAAGCGTAACCGTAGAGTAA